A region from the Serinus canaria isolate serCan28SL12 chromosome 10, serCan2020, whole genome shotgun sequence genome encodes:
- the TCF12 gene encoding transcription factor 12 isoform X7, with translation MPWGAGGGALSPARASRAMYCAYPVPGVGSSSLMYYYNGKTVYAPSPSSDDFNRESPSYPSPKPPSSMFASTFFMQDGTHNSSDLWSSSNGMSQPGYGGMLGGSSSHMSQSGSYGSLHSHDRLSYPPHSVSPTDINASLPPMSSFHRGSTSSSPYVAASHTPPVNGSDNILGNRGNGAGSSQTGDALGKALASIYSPDHTSSSFPSNPSTPVGSPSPLTGASQWSRSGGQAPSSPSYENSLHSLKNRVEQQLHEHLQDAMSFLKDVCEQSRMEDRLDRLDDAIHVLRNHAVGPSTSLSAGHGDIHSLLGPSHNGPIGSLNSNYGASSLVTANRQASMVGTHREEGVSLNSNHSVLPSTVSAQSTELNHKTQDSYRALSGGLQSQSVAIGPTEIKSEHKEKDENIHEPPSSDDMKSDDESSQKDIKVSSRGRTSSTNEDEDLNPEQKIEREKERRMANNARERLRVRDINEAFKELGRMCQLHLKSEKPQTKLLILHQAVAVILSLEQQVRERNLNPKAACLKRREEEKVSAVSAEPPTAHPGSHPGLSETTNPMGHM, from the exons GTGTATGCACCATCCCCGAGTTCTGATGATTTCAACAGAGAATCTCCAAGTTACCCATCTCCTAAGCCACCAAGCAGTATGTTTGCTAGCACTTTCTTTATGCAAG ATGGGACCCACAATTCTTCTGACCTCTGGAGTTCATCCAATGGCATGAGCCAGCCTGGCTATGGTGGGATGCTTGGAGGCTCCTCTTCCCACATGTCCCAGTCCGGCAGCTACGGCAGCCTGCACTCACATGACCGTTTG AGCTATCCCCCACATTCGGTCTCACCTACAGATATAAATGCCAGTCTTCCTCCAATGTCCAGCTTCCATCGTGGCAGTACCAGCAGTTCACCTTATGTAGCTGCCTCACACACTCCACCTGTCAATGGATCAGATAATATTCTGG GGAACAGAGGAAATGGTGCTGGAAGCTCACAGACAGGTGATGCACTTGGAAAGGCACTGGCATCT ATTTATTCTCCTGATCATACCAGCAGTAGTTTTCCATCGAATCCATCAACACCAGTTGGGTCACCATCGCCTCTTACAG GTGCCAGTCAGTGGTCGAGGAGTGGAGGACAAGCCCCCTCATCTCCCAGCTATGAAAACTCTCTACACTCCTTG AAAAATCGAGTTGAACAGCAACTTCACGAGCATTTGCAAGATGCAATGTCCTTCTTAAAGGATGTCTGTGAG CAGTCCCGGATGGAGGATCGCTTGGACAGACTGGATGATGCCATCCATGTGCTGCGGAACCACGCTGTGGGGCCTTCCACAAGCCTGTCAGCTGGCCATGGAGATATCCATAGTTTGTTGGGACCATCCCACAATGGGCCAATTGGAAGCCTGAACTCAAACTATGGAGCATCCAGCCTTGTAACAGCCAACAGACAAGCATCCATG GTTGGGACTCACCGGGAAGAAGGAGTCAGCCTCAACAGCAACCATTCAGTTCTTCCCAGTACAGTTTCTGCTCAGAGCACAGAACTAAATCATAAAACACAAGACAGCTACAGAG CACTGTCGGGTGGCTTACAGAGCCAGTCTGTGGCTATAGGTCCAACAGAAATCAAGTCTGAACATAAGGAGAAGGATGAAAATATCCATGAACCTCCCTCATCAGATGACATGAAATCAGATGATGAGTCCTCCCAGAAGGATATCAAGGTCTCCTCCAGAGGCAGAACAAG CAGTACTAACGAAGATGAGGATTTGAACCCAGAGCAGAAGatagaaagagagaaggagaggaggatggCGAACAATGCCCGGGAGCGTTTGCGCGTGCGAGACATTAACGAGGCGTTCAAGGAGCTGGGCCGCATGTGCCAGCTGCACCTGAAGAGCGAGAAGCCGCAGACGAAGCTGCTGATCCTCCACCAGGCCGTGGCCGTGAtcctcagcctggagcagcaagTGAGAG AACGAAACCTAAACCCTAAAGCAGCCTGCCTtaagagaagggaagaagaaaaagtttctgCCGTATCGGCAGAGCCACCAACAGCACACCCAGGAAGCCACCCTGGCCTGAGTGAAACTACCAACCCTATGGGTCATATGTGA
- the TCF12 gene encoding transcription factor 12 isoform X10 has product MPWGAGGGALSPARASRAMYCAYPVPGVGSSSLMYYYNGKTVYAPSPSSDDFNRESPSYPSPKPPSSMFASTFFMQDGTHNSSDLWSSSNGMSQPGYGGMLGGSSSHMSQSGSYGSLHSHDRLSYPPHSVSPTDINASLPPMSSFHRGSTSSSPYVAASHTPPVNGSDNILGNRGNGAGSSQTGDALGKALASIYSPDHTSSSFPSNPSTPVGSPSPLTGASQWSRSGGQAPSSPSYENSLHSLQSRMEDRLDRLDDAIHVLRNHAVGPSTSLSAGHGDIHSLLGPSHNGPIGSLNSNYGASSLVTANRQASMVGTHREEGVSLNSNHSVLPSTVSAQSTELNHKTQDSYRALSGGLQSQSVAIGPTEIKSEHKEKDENIHEPPSSDDMKSDDESSQKDIKVSSRGRTSTNEDEDLNPEQKIEREKERRMANNARERLRVRDINEAFKELGRMCQLHLKSEKPQTKLLILHQAVAVILSLEQQVRERNLNPKAACLKRREEEKVSAVSAEPPTAHPGSHPGLSETTNPMGHM; this is encoded by the exons GTGTATGCACCATCCCCGAGTTCTGATGATTTCAACAGAGAATCTCCAAGTTACCCATCTCCTAAGCCACCAAGCAGTATGTTTGCTAGCACTTTCTTTATGCAAG ATGGGACCCACAATTCTTCTGACCTCTGGAGTTCATCCAATGGCATGAGCCAGCCTGGCTATGGTGGGATGCTTGGAGGCTCCTCTTCCCACATGTCCCAGTCCGGCAGCTACGGCAGCCTGCACTCACATGACCGTTTG AGCTATCCCCCACATTCGGTCTCACCTACAGATATAAATGCCAGTCTTCCTCCAATGTCCAGCTTCCATCGTGGCAGTACCAGCAGTTCACCTTATGTAGCTGCCTCACACACTCCACCTGTCAATGGATCAGATAATATTCTGG GGAACAGAGGAAATGGTGCTGGAAGCTCACAGACAGGTGATGCACTTGGAAAGGCACTGGCATCT ATTTATTCTCCTGATCATACCAGCAGTAGTTTTCCATCGAATCCATCAACACCAGTTGGGTCACCATCGCCTCTTACAG GTGCCAGTCAGTGGTCGAGGAGTGGAGGACAAGCCCCCTCATCTCCCAGCTATGAAAACTCTCTACACTCCTTG CAGTCCCGGATGGAGGATCGCTTGGACAGACTGGATGATGCCATCCATGTGCTGCGGAACCACGCTGTGGGGCCTTCCACAAGCCTGTCAGCTGGCCATGGAGATATCCATAGTTTGTTGGGACCATCCCACAATGGGCCAATTGGAAGCCTGAACTCAAACTATGGAGCATCCAGCCTTGTAACAGCCAACAGACAAGCATCCATG GTTGGGACTCACCGGGAAGAAGGAGTCAGCCTCAACAGCAACCATTCAGTTCTTCCCAGTACAGTTTCTGCTCAGAGCACAGAACTAAATCATAAAACACAAGACAGCTACAGAG CACTGTCGGGTGGCTTACAGAGCCAGTCTGTGGCTATAGGTCCAACAGAAATCAAGTCTGAACATAAGGAGAAGGATGAAAATATCCATGAACCTCCCTCATCAGATGACATGAAATCAGATGATGAGTCCTCCCAGAAGGATATCAAGGTCTCCTCCAGAGGCAGAACAAG TACTAACGAAGATGAGGATTTGAACCCAGAGCAGAAGatagaaagagagaaggagaggaggatggCGAACAATGCCCGGGAGCGTTTGCGCGTGCGAGACATTAACGAGGCGTTCAAGGAGCTGGGCCGCATGTGCCAGCTGCACCTGAAGAGCGAGAAGCCGCAGACGAAGCTGCTGATCCTCCACCAGGCCGTGGCCGTGAtcctcagcctggagcagcaagTGAGAG AACGAAACCTAAACCCTAAAGCAGCCTGCCTtaagagaagggaagaagaaaaagtttctgCCGTATCGGCAGAGCCACCAACAGCACACCCAGGAAGCCACCCTGGCCTGAGTGAAACTACCAACCCTATGGGTCATATGTGA
- the TCF12 gene encoding transcription factor 12 isoform X9 encodes MFASTFFMQDGTHNSSDLWSSSNGMSQPGYGGMLGGSSSHMSQSGSYGSLHSHDRLSYPPHSVSPTDINASLPPMSSFHRGSTSSSPYVAASHTPPVNGSDNILGNRGNGAGSSQTGDALGKALASIYSPDHTSSSFPSNPSTPVGSPSPLTGASQWSRSGGQAPSSPSYENSLHSLKNRVEQQLHEHLQDAMSFLKDVCEQSRMEDRLDRLDDAIHVLRNHAVGPSTSLSAGHGDIHSLLGPSHNGPIGSLNSNYGASSLVTANRQASMVGTHREEGVSLNSNHSVLPSTVSAQSTELNHKTQDSYRALSGGLQSQSVAIGPTEIKSEHKEKDENIHEPPSSDDMKSDDESSQKDIKVSSRGRTSSTNEDEDLNPEQKIEREKERRMANNARERLRVRDINEAFKELGRMCQLHLKSEKPQTKLLILHQAVAVILSLEQQVRERNLNPKAACLKRREEEKVSAVSAEPPTAHPGSHPGLSETTNPMGHM; translated from the exons ATGTTTGCTAGCACTTTCTTTATGCAAG ATGGGACCCACAATTCTTCTGACCTCTGGAGTTCATCCAATGGCATGAGCCAGCCTGGCTATGGTGGGATGCTTGGAGGCTCCTCTTCCCACATGTCCCAGTCCGGCAGCTACGGCAGCCTGCACTCACATGACCGTTTG AGCTATCCCCCACATTCGGTCTCACCTACAGATATAAATGCCAGTCTTCCTCCAATGTCCAGCTTCCATCGTGGCAGTACCAGCAGTTCACCTTATGTAGCTGCCTCACACACTCCACCTGTCAATGGATCAGATAATATTCTGG GGAACAGAGGAAATGGTGCTGGAAGCTCACAGACAGGTGATGCACTTGGAAAGGCACTGGCATCT ATTTATTCTCCTGATCATACCAGCAGTAGTTTTCCATCGAATCCATCAACACCAGTTGGGTCACCATCGCCTCTTACAG GTGCCAGTCAGTGGTCGAGGAGTGGAGGACAAGCCCCCTCATCTCCCAGCTATGAAAACTCTCTACACTCCTTG AAAAATCGAGTTGAACAGCAACTTCACGAGCATTTGCAAGATGCAATGTCCTTCTTAAAGGATGTCTGTGAG CAGTCCCGGATGGAGGATCGCTTGGACAGACTGGATGATGCCATCCATGTGCTGCGGAACCACGCTGTGGGGCCTTCCACAAGCCTGTCAGCTGGCCATGGAGATATCCATAGTTTGTTGGGACCATCCCACAATGGGCCAATTGGAAGCCTGAACTCAAACTATGGAGCATCCAGCCTTGTAACAGCCAACAGACAAGCATCCATG GTTGGGACTCACCGGGAAGAAGGAGTCAGCCTCAACAGCAACCATTCAGTTCTTCCCAGTACAGTTTCTGCTCAGAGCACAGAACTAAATCATAAAACACAAGACAGCTACAGAG CACTGTCGGGTGGCTTACAGAGCCAGTCTGTGGCTATAGGTCCAACAGAAATCAAGTCTGAACATAAGGAGAAGGATGAAAATATCCATGAACCTCCCTCATCAGATGACATGAAATCAGATGATGAGTCCTCCCAGAAGGATATCAAGGTCTCCTCCAGAGGCAGAACAAG CAGTACTAACGAAGATGAGGATTTGAACCCAGAGCAGAAGatagaaagagagaaggagaggaggatggCGAACAATGCCCGGGAGCGTTTGCGCGTGCGAGACATTAACGAGGCGTTCAAGGAGCTGGGCCGCATGTGCCAGCTGCACCTGAAGAGCGAGAAGCCGCAGACGAAGCTGCTGATCCTCCACCAGGCCGTGGCCGTGAtcctcagcctggagcagcaagTGAGAG AACGAAACCTAAACCCTAAAGCAGCCTGCCTtaagagaagggaagaagaaaaagtttctgCCGTATCGGCAGAGCCACCAACAGCACACCCAGGAAGCCACCCTGGCCTGAGTGAAACTACCAACCCTATGGGTCATATGTGA
- the TCF12 gene encoding transcription factor 12 isoform X8: protein MPWGAGGGALSPARASRAMYCAYPVPGVGSSSLMYYYNGKTVYAPSPSSDDFNRESPSYPSPKPPSSMFASTFFMQDGTHNSSDLWSSSNGMSQPGYGGMLGGSSSHMSQSGSYGSLHSHDRLSYPPHSVSPTDINASLPPMSSFHRGSTSSSPYVAASHTPPVNGSDNILGNRGNGAGSSQTGDALGKALASIYSPDHTSSSFPSNPSTPVGSPSPLTGASQWSRSGGQAPSSPSYENSLHSLQSRMEDRLDRLDDAIHVLRNHAVGPSTSLSAGHGDIHSLLGPSHNGPIGSLNSNYGASSLVTANRQASMVGTHREEGVSLNSNHSVLPSTVSAQSTELNHKTQDSYRALSGGLQSQSVAIGPTEIKSEHKEKDENIHEPPSSDDMKSDDESSQKDIKVSSRGRTSSTNEDEDLNPEQKIEREKERRMANNARERLRVRDINEAFKELGRMCQLHLKSEKPQTKLLILHQAVAVILSLEQQVRERNLNPKAACLKRREEEKVSAVSAEPPTAHPGSHPGLSETTNPMGHM, encoded by the exons GTGTATGCACCATCCCCGAGTTCTGATGATTTCAACAGAGAATCTCCAAGTTACCCATCTCCTAAGCCACCAAGCAGTATGTTTGCTAGCACTTTCTTTATGCAAG ATGGGACCCACAATTCTTCTGACCTCTGGAGTTCATCCAATGGCATGAGCCAGCCTGGCTATGGTGGGATGCTTGGAGGCTCCTCTTCCCACATGTCCCAGTCCGGCAGCTACGGCAGCCTGCACTCACATGACCGTTTG AGCTATCCCCCACATTCGGTCTCACCTACAGATATAAATGCCAGTCTTCCTCCAATGTCCAGCTTCCATCGTGGCAGTACCAGCAGTTCACCTTATGTAGCTGCCTCACACACTCCACCTGTCAATGGATCAGATAATATTCTGG GGAACAGAGGAAATGGTGCTGGAAGCTCACAGACAGGTGATGCACTTGGAAAGGCACTGGCATCT ATTTATTCTCCTGATCATACCAGCAGTAGTTTTCCATCGAATCCATCAACACCAGTTGGGTCACCATCGCCTCTTACAG GTGCCAGTCAGTGGTCGAGGAGTGGAGGACAAGCCCCCTCATCTCCCAGCTATGAAAACTCTCTACACTCCTTG CAGTCCCGGATGGAGGATCGCTTGGACAGACTGGATGATGCCATCCATGTGCTGCGGAACCACGCTGTGGGGCCTTCCACAAGCCTGTCAGCTGGCCATGGAGATATCCATAGTTTGTTGGGACCATCCCACAATGGGCCAATTGGAAGCCTGAACTCAAACTATGGAGCATCCAGCCTTGTAACAGCCAACAGACAAGCATCCATG GTTGGGACTCACCGGGAAGAAGGAGTCAGCCTCAACAGCAACCATTCAGTTCTTCCCAGTACAGTTTCTGCTCAGAGCACAGAACTAAATCATAAAACACAAGACAGCTACAGAG CACTGTCGGGTGGCTTACAGAGCCAGTCTGTGGCTATAGGTCCAACAGAAATCAAGTCTGAACATAAGGAGAAGGATGAAAATATCCATGAACCTCCCTCATCAGATGACATGAAATCAGATGATGAGTCCTCCCAGAAGGATATCAAGGTCTCCTCCAGAGGCAGAACAAG CAGTACTAACGAAGATGAGGATTTGAACCCAGAGCAGAAGatagaaagagagaaggagaggaggatggCGAACAATGCCCGGGAGCGTTTGCGCGTGCGAGACATTAACGAGGCGTTCAAGGAGCTGGGCCGCATGTGCCAGCTGCACCTGAAGAGCGAGAAGCCGCAGACGAAGCTGCTGATCCTCCACCAGGCCGTGGCCGTGAtcctcagcctggagcagcaagTGAGAG AACGAAACCTAAACCCTAAAGCAGCCTGCCTtaagagaagggaagaagaaaaagtttctgCCGTATCGGCAGAGCCACCAACAGCACACCCAGGAAGCCACCCTGGCCTGAGTGAAACTACCAACCCTATGGGTCATATGTGA